The following proteins are encoded in a genomic region of Maribacter hydrothermalis:
- a CDS encoding DUF4126 domain-containing protein — protein sequence MTTDTILSIFLGVGLAASVGFRVFLPLFALSLASYFGVWELNDNWQWIGSLVAVLTLGVATLLEIFAYFIPWFDNLLDSIAVPLAAIAGTAVMVSTVADLDPVITWSLAIIAGGGTATAIKGAGATGRLASTATTGGLANPVLATVETGTAVVVTAASIFAPILAAVLVIIILIIIFRIYRSLRPKSKT from the coding sequence ATGACAACCGATACAATTTTAAGTATATTTTTAGGAGTGGGATTAGCAGCTTCTGTAGGTTTTAGAGTCTTTTTACCGCTATTTGCATTAAGTCTGGCATCATATTTCGGTGTATGGGAACTAAATGATAATTGGCAGTGGATAGGGAGTTTGGTAGCTGTTTTAACCTTGGGCGTAGCTACATTATTAGAAATATTCGCTTATTTTATCCCTTGGTTCGATAATTTGTTGGATAGCATTGCTGTCCCTTTAGCAGCAATCGCAGGTACTGCAGTAATGGTTTCAACAGTTGCGGACTTAGATCCGGTAATAACCTGGTCCTTAGCAATTATTGCCGGTGGAGGAACTGCAACAGCTATAAAAGGGGCAGGAGCCACAGGTAGGTTAGCATCAACCGCAACAACGGGCGGTTTGGCAAATCCGGTTTTGGCAACAGTGGAAACAGGAACTGCAGTAGTAGTAACAGCCGCATCAATATTTGCCCCTATATTAGCGGCCGTATTGGTCATAATTATTTTGATTATAATTTTTAGGATTTATAGAAGCTTACGACCAAAAAGCAAAACTTAA
- a CDS encoding ATP-dependent DNA helicase — translation MKSTTPASFYSLLESKFPHTPTATQSVALQKLAEFTLSSVTNEVFLLKGFAGTGKTTLIGTLVNSLWKVQKKAVLMAPTGRAAKVMSNYSNTQAYTIHRKIYFPKKQSGGGVQFVLAPNKHRDTLFIVDEASMIPDTAADSKLFENGSLLDDLMMFVYSGHKCKLLLIGDTAQLPPVHLILSPALDGDKISLNYNKEVVRLELNEVVRQAGDSGILANATLLREQLQSDFFEDFKFDVDPFTDIVRLIDGNEIQEAIDSSYSENGKEETAFIVRSNKRANLYNQNIRERILFLENDIAVGDFMMVVKNNYYWLKPSSEAGFIANGDIIEVLEIFDIKEIYTFKFAEVKVKMVDYPNMAPFETVLLLDTITAESPSLSYEDGNRLYQEVMKDYAHESSKYKKFLGVKNNKYFNGLQVKFSYAITCHKSQGGQWNTVFVEQPYLPNGPDKEYLRWLYTAVTRAKNKLYLIGFKDDFFLD, via the coding sequence ATGAAATCAACTACTCCTGCTTCATTTTATAGTTTACTGGAATCTAAATTTCCACATACACCAACTGCCACACAATCAGTAGCTTTACAGAAACTAGCCGAATTTACATTGTCTTCGGTTACGAATGAGGTTTTTTTATTAAAAGGATTTGCCGGTACAGGAAAAACCACATTAATAGGAACATTAGTGAACAGTTTATGGAAAGTACAAAAAAAAGCTGTGCTAATGGCACCAACAGGAAGAGCTGCAAAAGTAATGTCAAATTACTCCAATACACAAGCCTACACTATTCACCGAAAAATATATTTTCCAAAAAAACAAAGTGGAGGTGGAGTTCAATTTGTTTTGGCACCGAATAAACATAGGGATACTTTATTTATTGTTGATGAAGCATCTATGATACCCGATACCGCTGCCGATTCTAAATTGTTCGAAAACGGTTCGTTGTTAGATGATTTAATGATGTTTGTATATTCTGGTCATAAATGTAAACTTTTACTAATAGGAGATACCGCGCAATTACCACCGGTGCATTTAATATTGAGTCCTGCTTTAGATGGGGATAAAATTTCTTTGAATTATAATAAAGAAGTTGTCCGCTTAGAATTGAATGAGGTAGTAAGGCAAGCAGGCGATTCTGGTATTTTAGCTAACGCAACCTTATTAAGGGAGCAATTACAAAGTGATTTTTTTGAGGATTTTAAATTTGATGTAGATCCGTTCACTGATATAGTTAGATTAATTGATGGTAACGAAATACAAGAGGCCATTGATAGTTCGTATTCAGAAAACGGAAAAGAGGAAACTGCATTTATTGTGCGCTCTAATAAACGGGCCAATCTTTATAACCAAAATATACGTGAACGAATTTTATTTTTAGAAAATGATATTGCTGTAGGTGATTTTATGATGGTAGTAAAGAACAATTATTATTGGTTAAAACCAAGTTCAGAGGCAGGGTTTATTGCAAACGGAGATATAATAGAGGTTCTAGAAATTTTCGATATTAAAGAAATCTACACCTTTAAATTTGCGGAAGTAAAAGTGAAAATGGTAGATTATCCAAATATGGCTCCGTTTGAAACGGTACTATTACTGGATACAATTACAGCAGAATCCCCTTCACTTTCTTATGAAGACGGTAATCGATTATATCAGGAGGTAATGAAAGACTATGCCCATGAGAGTTCAAAATATAAGAAGTTTTTGGGAGTGAAGAATAATAAGTATTTCAATGGCTTACAAGTTAAGTTTTCATATGCTATAACCTGTCATAAATCCCAAGGGGGGCAATGGAATACAGTATTTGTTGAGCAACCTTATTTACCGAATGGTCCCGATAAAGAGTATTTAAGATGGTTATATACTGCGGTTACAAGGGCAAAGAATAAATTATACCTAATTGGATTTAAGGATGATTTTTTTCTTGATTAA
- a CDS encoding DUF3822 family protein, whose translation MTKKKKINSFNIADKNFKKLSIQVSLNGLSFCVADTVSHKVLMSDSVEFLEEKNPIAVKDELENLFQNHELTNLQFDEVVVVHRNILFGLVPKSLFNSNNLLEYLKFNTKVLPTDVLAFDEVENHELVNVYVPYMNINNYIYELFGEFTYMHNGTVLLQSLLNNENHHQEIVCYVHVNKNQLDITVLNQRKLMLYNSFIYATKEDFIYYLLFVLEQLDLDPKTTIVKLFGAIEEDDTIFQICYSYIKHISIFAPSSPQLIKLGEPASNSIDFTLINTL comes from the coding sequence ATGACAAAAAAGAAAAAAATTAATAGTTTTAACATAGCGGATAAAAATTTTAAGAAATTGTCCATTCAGGTTAGCTTGAATGGACTTTCTTTTTGTGTGGCAGACACTGTTTCACATAAAGTACTTATGTCTGATAGCGTTGAATTTTTAGAAGAAAAAAACCCAATAGCCGTTAAAGATGAATTGGAAAATCTTTTTCAAAATCATGAATTGACCAACTTACAGTTTGATGAAGTTGTAGTAGTTCATCGTAATATTCTTTTTGGACTTGTTCCAAAATCTCTATTTAACTCTAATAACTTACTCGAGTACCTTAAGTTTAATACCAAAGTTTTACCTACAGACGTTTTAGCTTTTGACGAAGTTGAAAACCACGAACTTGTAAATGTATATGTTCCCTATATGAACATTAATAACTACATCTACGAACTGTTCGGAGAGTTTACATATATGCACAATGGCACTGTATTATTACAATCTTTACTGAATAATGAAAATCATCATCAAGAAATTGTCTGTTATGTTCATGTAAACAAAAATCAATTAGACATTACTGTTCTAAATCAGCGCAAATTAATGCTTTACAATAGCTTTATTTACGCTACAAAAGAAGACTTTATTTATTACCTATTGTTTGTTTTAGAACAACTTGACTTAGACCCGAAAACAACAATTGTTAAGCTTTTTGGAGCTATAGAAGAAGATGATACTATTTTTCAAATTTGCTATTCGTACATTAAACATATCAGCATTTTTGCCCCTTCATCTCCTCAATTAATAAAACTAGGCGAACCAGCATCCAATTCAATTGACTTTACTTTAATCAATACTTTATAA
- a CDS encoding RsmD family RNA methyltransferase — MRIISGKHKGRHLMAPKKLPVRPTKDMAKESLFNILNNSYYFPDLKVLDLFAGTGNISYEFSSRGVDDVLAIDAHSGCIEFIDKTIELLDMNIRTLKSDVFSFLQRNTEKFDIIFADPFYDMELADFEKLPELIFDNDLLLEDGILIIEHSNRTSLAEFPHFKNSRKYGGSVFSFFEK, encoded by the coding sequence ATGCGTATCATATCAGGAAAACATAAAGGCCGTCACTTAATGGCTCCTAAAAAATTACCTGTAAGGCCAACAAAGGATATGGCCAAAGAAAGTTTATTTAATATTTTAAATAACAGCTACTATTTCCCCGATTTAAAGGTACTTGACCTTTTTGCCGGAACAGGAAATATTAGCTATGAATTTTCATCGAGAGGTGTTGATGATGTTCTTGCTATAGATGCTCACTCTGGCTGCATAGAATTTATAGACAAAACGATTGAACTATTAGACATGAATATTCGCACTTTAAAAAGTGACGTATTTAGCTTTCTACAAAGAAATACCGAAAAATTCGATATCATATTTGCAGATCCTTTCTATGATATGGAATTAGCAGATTTCGAGAAATTACCCGAACTTATTTTTGATAATGACCTTCTATTGGAAGACGGTATATTAATTATTGAACATTCTAACCGAACTAGCTTAGCCGAATTTCCACACTTTAAAAATTCTAGAAAATACGGAGGAAGTGTTTTTAGCTTTTTTGAGAAGTAA